The DNA segment CGGGCACTCGAGAAGGTCGTGGCAAGACCGTGGCCCATGGTGGTGTTCACCGTGCTGGTGCTGGTCGGTGCGGTCGGCATGCTGAATCTGATTCCGGTGGAATACTCGCCGCGCGAGGATCGTGGCGTGTACTTCGTCACCGCCTCCGGACCCGAAGGTGCGAGCTTCGAATACACGCGTCGCTACATGGATGAAGTGGAAGAGGTCATCATGGACCAGGTCGAGCGTGGCGAAGTCGATCGCGTCCTTATCCGCATTCCAGGCGGTTGGGGAAGCAGCGGTGTCGACTCGGGCCGGGCGCTGGCACTGCTCGCCCACTGGGACGACCGCGAGCGGAGTTCGTTCGAGATCGCCGGCGAGGCGCGTGAACGCCTGGCCGACCTGCCTGGTGTTCGCGTGCGCGTGGCGACACCTGGCGGCCTGGGCATTCGTGGTGGCGGCGACCGACCGGTCGCGATCGTGCTGGGTGGTGGCTCTTACGAAACATTGAAGGAGCGTCGTGACGAATTGATGGCCTGGATGGACGAGAACCCGATGTTTGTCGGCTTCGATTCCAACTTCCAGGAACGCAAGCCGCAGATCGACATTGCGGTCGATCGCGAGCGTGCTGCCGCACTGGGCGTGTCACTGACGGCCATCGGTCGGACGCTGGAGACCATGCTGGGCTCCCGGGTGGTGACCCGGTACCAGGATCGCGGCGAGGAATACGATGTCATCCTGCAGGCAGAGGATGCCGATCGTGCCAGCCCGAACGACCTGTTCAATATCTACGTCCGCTCGTCGACCAGCGGCGAGCTGGTGTCGCTGGGCAACCTCGTTACCCTGCAGGAAACGGCGGGCCCTGCCGAATTGCGACGTTTCGACCGCATGCGCTCCATCTCGATCTATTCCGGGCTGGCAGATGGCGTGGCGCTGGGTGAAGCACTGGCAGCAATCGAGGATTACGTCATCAACCGCATGCCGGATGACGTTCGCCTGAGTTACGACGGCGAGTCGGCCGAGTTCAAGGATTCCGGATCATCCCTCTATTACACCTTTTTCGTGGCACTGCTGATTGTCTACCTGGTGCTGGCAGCGCAGTTCGAAAGTTTCCGCCACCCCTTGATCATCATGTTCACGGTACCGCTGGCGGTGACCGGTGCACTGGTCGGCATGTATTTCACCGGCGTCTCGCTGAATGTCTACAGCCAGATCGGCATCATCCTGCTGATCGGCCTGGCCGCGAAGAACGGCGTGTTGATTGTCGAATTTTCCAACCAGCTGCGGGACAAGGGCGAGGAATTCACGCAGGCGGTGGTGCATGCCGCAACCGTGCGGCTGCGTCCGGTACTGATGACCAGTCTCGCCTCGGCATTCGGTGCCGTGCCGTTGATGCTGGCGTCCGGGGCCGGCGCCGAAAGCCGCCAGGCACTGGGTGTCACGATCTTCTTCGGCGTGATGATTGCCGCCGTGTTGACCCTGGCGGTCGTGCCGGCCGCCTATGCGATGCTGGCACGCAACACCCGCTCGCCGGATTTCATCGCGCGCCGCATCCGGAATCTGCGCAAGGAACGGGACGACGCCTGACAGGCTCAGGCTTCGGCCACGTAGACGTGACAGGGCTCCGCTTTCCAGCGACTCTCGATCTCGCTCGCCAGGCGCGTCTCGAGAAAGCGCATTCCCGCGCGCTCGGCAACCGTGCGCGAGGCATGGTTGCCCGGGTACATCACTGCCAGCACTCGCGTCATTCCCAGCACATCGAAGGCATGGCGTATCAGGCCGCGTGCCAGCTCGGTCGCCAGCCCCTTGCCCTGCCACTCGGGATCGATCCACCAGCCAACCTGGTATTCCGCGACATGCTCCAGCGGTGACATCCCGGCCAGCCCGATCACCTGCTCGCCGAGACGGTGTTCCACCGGACCGAAGCACATGCCGACATCGCGCAGGTAAGCCGCCTGGCGTTCGAGGAACATCGCCCGCTGGTCGTCGTTCCAGGTTTCGCCGGTGATGAAGCGCATCATCCTGGCATCCCGCGTCCAGCGCGTCAGCGCTGCAAGGTCGCGCGATTCATTGCGCCAGGTCCGCACCCGGCAACGAGCAGTCTCTATTTCGAACATGTAAAGTGACCACTTGCCCTTCCCCAGTGGAAGTCTAGAAGAATAACGTGAGGCACGGAGCAAGGGGATGCGCGCAAGCACCGATTCACGCCACTGGCTGAAAGTCATCGCCGGGCCCGTTGCGGCCCTGCTGGTATACGCCTTGACCGCCGACTGGCTGGATGAACCGGCCCGACGCACGGCGGCCGTGGCGACCCTGATGGCAGCCTGGTGGATGAGCGAAGCGCTGCCACTGGCTGCCACCGCGCTGCTGCCCCTGGCATTGTTTCCCCTGCTGGGCGTCATGGATATCAAGGCGACGGCCACACCCTACGCAAGTCACATCATCTTCCTTTTCCTCGGCGGCTTCCTCCTCGGCCTGGCCATGCAGAAATCCGGCCTGCACCGCCGGGTCGCACTGGCTATCGTGCACTGGGCAGGTACCGGCCCGCGGCGCATGATCGGCGGTTTCATGCTGGCCAGTGCGCTGCTGTCCATGTGGATCTCCAACACGGCAACGGTGGTCATGCTCATGCCGGTCGCGCTCAGCACCCTGGCGATGCTGGAAGAAGGTGAAGGCCACAGCGACCCGGCGCTGGCCAATGCCTTGTTGCTGGGAACGGGCTACGCCGCTTCCATCGGCGGCCTTGGCACGCTGCTGGGCTCCCCACCCAACCTGGTGCTGGCCAGCTTTGCGGAACGCGAACTGGGCATGCCGGTGACCATGCTGGACTGGATTCAATTCGGCCTGCCGGCCGTGGCCATCCTGCTGCCACTGACCTGGTGGCTGCTGACCCATACGCTGTTCCACCTGCCAAAAGACCTGCCCGGCGATCCCGGCCCGGTCATTCGCCGTGCACTCACTGAAATGGGCCGGATGTCGCCAGCCGAAAAGCGCGTCGCGATGGTCTTCACCAGCGCCGCCACGCTATGGATCTGCCGAGGCTGGCTTGGCAGCCTGCCGGGTCTGTCCGGGCTGAGCGATGCCGGCATCGCGATCGCCGCGGCGATAGCACTGTTCCTGCTGCCCGATGGCAAGGGCGAGCCACTGCTCGACTGGGAGAC comes from the Gammaproteobacteria bacterium genome and includes:
- a CDS encoding efflux RND transporter permease subunit, which translates into the protein PAVVVPIALLSSFLVVEPLGFSVNVLMLLGLVLAIGLVVDDAIVVLENIYRRIEQGQPPLIAALDGSREIAFAVIATTLVLISVFLPISFMQGNVGRLFGEFGIAVAAAIGFSSLVALTLTPMMSSQLFKGPSSRTGFAHRVDVLFDKLSARYARALEKVVARPWPMVVFTVLVLVGAVGMLNLIPVEYSPREDRGVYFVTASGPEGASFEYTRRYMDEVEEVIMDQVERGEVDRVLIRIPGGWGSSGVDSGRALALLAHWDDRERSSFEIAGEARERLADLPGVRVRVATPGGLGIRGGGDRPVAIVLGGGSYETLKERRDELMAWMDENPMFVGFDSNFQERKPQIDIAVDRERAAALGVSLTAIGRTLETMLGSRVVTRYQDRGEEYDVILQAEDADRASPNDLFNIYVRSSTSGELVSLGNLVTLQETAGPAELRRFDRMRSISIYSGLADGVALGEALAAIEDYVINRMPDDVRLSYDGESAEFKDSGSSLYYTFFVALLIVYLVLAAQFESFRHPLIIMFTVPLAVTGALVGMYFTGVSLNVYSQIGIILLIGLAAKNGVLIVEFSNQLRDKGEEFTQAVVHAATVRLRPVLMTSLASAFGAVPLMLASGAGAESRQALGVTIFFGVMIAAVLTLAVVPAAYAMLARNTRSPDFIARRIRNLRKERDDA
- a CDS encoding DASS family sodium-coupled anion symporter, producing MRASTDSRHWLKVIAGPVAALLVYALTADWLDEPARRTAAVATLMAAWWMSEALPLAATALLPLALFPLLGVMDIKATATPYASHIIFLFLGGFLLGLAMQKSGLHRRVALAIVHWAGTGPRRMIGGFMLASALLSMWISNTATVVMLMPVALSTLAMLEEGEGHSDPALANALLLGTGYAASIGGLGTLLGSPPNLVLASFAERELGMPVTMLDWIQFGLPAVAILLPLTWWLLTHTLFHLPKDLPGDPGPVIRRALTEMGRMSPAEKRVAMVFTSAATLWICRGWLGSLPGLSGLSDAGIAIAAAIALFLLPDGKGEPLLDWETAEKTPWGILLLFGGGLSLAAAIGASGLDAAIAGSLGGLAGLPLWVSVTAVVFMVVFVTELSSNTATANAFIPILAAVAVGLSLPPLPMLVAVAMAASCAFMLPVATPPNAIVFGSGRVPLQQMIRAGLVLNLLLAPIIALLIVLMVA
- a CDS encoding GNAT family N-acetyltransferase, coding for MFEIETARCRVRTWRNESRDLAALTRWTRDARMMRFITGETWNDDQRAMFLERQAAYLRDVGMCFGPVEHRLGEQVIGLAGMSPLEHVAEYQVGWWIDPEWQGKGLATELARGLIRHAFDVLGMTRVLAVMYPGNHASRTVAERAGMRFLETRLASEIESRWKAEPCHVYVAEA